In the genome of Vulpes lagopus strain Blue_001 chromosome 9, ASM1834538v1, whole genome shotgun sequence, the window TGGAGGGACGCGATGGTCAGTGCGCGCGGCGAGGACGCGCCCGGGCCGGGGCTGAGCGCTGGAGCctgcgcggggcggcgggcggaaGCCGGGCTGCGGGAGGTCCGGGAGGTCCGGGAGCGGGAGGGCGACAGGTGCgcaggggcagggcaggcgggcctggggctggggctggggcagcggGGGCGCCCGGGCGGGATCCGAGCTACCGACCCTGGCTGGCACCTGCTGGAGACGAGGCTTCTCCAGAGACGCTGCGGAGACGGAATTGGCAGGAGTTCGTGGCTAACGAGACGGAGGAGATAGTGGTTGAGGCAAAGCTGGAGGGAGAAGTACTGTGGAGCACCCAGAGCCTGCGTGCAAGGGCACGGGGCACCCGGCTAGCCAGGAGGATCGGGCTGCACCCGCGCCCGGAAGGGTAAAGGCTGGTGGGAAAGGTCACCCAGCGCACTAGGGGAGCAAAGCAAGAGAGCAGGGACAGGCGGACATGCAGGGAGCAGAGGACAAGGCCACGAAGGTGTCAGAAGAGTCGCCAGAGAGTAAGAAGGAAACCGTATGCGGTGGTGGAAGAGAGGCCCAGAGTGCGGCCTGTAGTCAGCGCCTGCTCTGGACTGAGCACTTCACGCCTCGCGGGTGTGGCGTGATCAAACCTCAGATCCTAGAAGGCAGGCAGACACGTAAGACAGTAAACACGCACTGCAGGGAGCATAGCGTAGCGGACAGACTTGTGGAATCGCCGTGTTGTACGCTTGGAACTACCGTGACCTTGTGTGTCGGCCCAAAAATACTTATTAGGTGaaaagtatgtattattttttaaagactttacttattagagagacagcgcatgcacacacagcagggggcagagggagagggagaagcaggctccccgctgagcagagagtcgCTGCCCGCCcgcagggctcatcccaggacccaggggtcacgacctgagctgaaggtagacgcttagctggagccacccaggcacccgtatttatttaagttatccctacacccagcatggggcttgaactcacaacgcCAAGATCAAGTCACGTGGCCCACCAGCAAAACCAGCccaaccagccaggtgcctctcaacTAAGTAGGttggggggctcctgggcagctcagtcggcTGAGCGCCTgacgcttgatttcagctcagatcacgatctcagggttcaCGAGAAggagcccaagtcaggctctgcgcccagtagggagtctgcttgagattctctctcccacccacTCTTCACCTCCTCCCCtaaaaaatgtgtacatatatatgtgtatatatatatatttgtatatatatatataattgaaacaaaaataagatcttttcaGATGGTGGAGGAGATTAGAGCGCTGGAAGGGGTTTGCAATTTTAAGTAGGATGGCAGGGAAGGCTTCATTAAGGTGAAACTTGAAGATCCTGGTGGACCCTTCACCCATGTGGCCGGGAAGCAGCAGGTCCGAAAGCCCCCAGGCATGAGTGTGCGTGTGATCCCGGGGCTCAGCCAAGTCAGGGCCAGGTCAGGCCGGGTCGGGGCAGACAGCTGCAAGTACTGAGGGCTGAGGCTGTCACAGGAGCTGCGTCAGCAGTGGGTGGGCTGGGCCTCACGTGGGAGGTAAGCCGGGCAGACAGCGGCACCGCCAGGTCGCCTGCAGGGGCCCAGGAGGGTTTGTGTGGAGCGGGAGCACCCAAGGTGTCCTGGGCCGACGTACCGACGGTAGAGCCAGTAGGGAGGATGGAGGTCCCTGAAGGCAGCAGGGGGAGACCACCCTAACTGCGGGGCTCCGGGTGCCAAGGGAGCATCCCTGGCAGGCTCATGGGGCCAGTCGAGGCGAGAAGTGGCCAAGCTCCGGTGGAAGGGCCTGGCGGGGCTAGACAGGAGCAAGGTGGAGCCCAAGGAAAAGCCAGGTGCAGCTGCAGCTCCGAGGGGTTGGCAGGGACGTTTTAGGGGTTTGCAGGGGCCAAGGTTGGGGGAGGTCTGGCTCAACGTGTGGTCCAGGGCCCTGGCGTGGGCTTAGGTAAGCAGGGAGGGCACGTGTCCTGGAAACCGACACTAGACGTCAGGTCTTCTGATCTCAGGAGACCCCCGCCCACTCCACATCTTCCCTCCTAGGCAGCCTGCCCCAAGCCCTGGGCCCAGACACATGCCCTGtgtccccacccagcccccccgAAGTGCCCACACTCCAGACCCCACAACCCAAGGTGGATCTTTGCTGGAGCCCCGGAGACTCTCTGGAGAAAGGTAAAGGCAGCTGGCAGAGGGGGTTGGAAGCAGCCGGGTGCGTTCAGCCCTGATGGGCCTCTCTCCCCCCACAGAGGAGCTGGTGGGGCGCCTGGCCCGGGCCATCGAGGACGGGGATgagaagggggcagcccaggcagCAGCCCTGCTGGCCCAGCATCACGTGGCCCTCAGCGTCCGGCTCCGGGAGGCCTGCTTCCCTCCTGGCCCCATCAGGTGAGGCCTGCTGCACTCTGACGTCCCAGCCTTCCGGGGCGCTCAGCCTTCCCCCTGACTTGTATTCTGGCCCAGGCTACAGGTCACAGTTGAAGATGCTGCGTCCTCTGCCCACGTGTCCCTGCAAGTTCACCCCCACTGCACCATCGCGACCCTCCAGGAGCAGGTAAGCATGGGGGCCGGGGAGCcctgctgggggccgggggctctGGTGACACTGCCTGGCCTCGATGCTCTGGCCCCAGGTGTTCTCGGAGTTTGGCTTCCCGCCAGCTGTGCAGCGCTGGGTCATCGGGCGGTGCCTGTGTGTGCCCGAGCGCAGCCTTGCTTCCTATGGGGTCCGGCGGGATGGGGATCCTGCTTTCCTCTATCTGCTCTCAGCCCCCGGAGAGGCCTCAGGTTAGTGCCTGacgtggagggaggaggagggggagctgaCACGCGCTGAGCCCCACCTCGTCTACTGCAGGACGCAGCCCTCTGGGCCCCCAGAAGACAGATGGGGAACTAAGTCGCCTGTTTCCTCAGTCACTGGGGTTGCCCAGAGCGCCTCAGCCGGCCAACgccagcctccccagcccccttcAGGTGGGTGATGGACTGGGTAGGGTGGGCCTGGGACTCGCTAGGCACCCGAAGGATAGAGAAGCAGCCCCTGTCTCCCCGCCTCCCCAGCCTGGCTGGTCCTGCCCTTCCTGCACGTTCATCAATGCCCCCGGCCGACCCGGCTGTGAGATGTGCAGCACCCAGAAGCCCTGCAGTTGGGACCCCCTTCCTGCAGCCTCCACCCACCAGCCGCCAAAGGTACCAAGggcagagcaggggaaggggtgacaGGGTGGTAAAGCCAGCAGGATGACCCATCTTGCCCTCACCCGTAGGTCTCGAAGAGAGAGGATGGCCCGATCCCTCCGGGCCCGAGGTCCCTGGAGCCTGTCCTGAAACTCTCAGGCGACCTTTGCTGACTGCTCACCAGCATGAGGCCAGGGTTGTGGAGGGCTGCGATCTGGAGTCATTAAAGACACTTCTGAGCCAACTGAGTGCCCCCATCTCTGCGCCCGTCAGCAGACCGAGCGGCTGGGAAGATGGAGAGCAGGGCACAACCCCACAGCGATGAAATGTGGCGGAGGTGGGGCCTGGTCCTCAGCTGGGGGGCAACCCAGTCAGGCCCTGGTGGCTCCAATATGTGGGACTCCAAACCCCAGGGCTCCTAGAAGCATGGGGCTGAGGCCTCTTCCCAGACCCAAGGGCACACAGAGTGCCCATCCCGCTCGGGCCGCTGACCgttcctcctcctgcccacccagAAGCTGCCTAGCAGGTGCTCTGCTTTCTCCTCCTGGCTCTCACCCTTCCCAGACTCCGGCCACCATCTGTGCGCTGTTCAAGCCAGGATGCTCCTTACACTCCCCTCCTGGGGGACAAGAACTCCGAAGCTGGGAGCCCTGAGCCACGGCCGTGTGCTGCCACCCCGTAACCCCTGCACCCTGCCCCTTCTGGCTGTCCAGGCAGGACGCCGGGGGCACGTTCAGGGCAGCCTCTTCCTCAGCTCGGCTGCAGGCTCTTCCCGTTCCCCAGCAGCCCTGCTTTAGGCCAGGCCTCTCCCCCCATGAAATGCTGCCAAGGGCTCCTTGCTGCCTTCGGGATGAAAGCCAAGTGGTTCAACCTGCTGACAGATGGCTGCTTACCCGACCAGGCCCCTGGGCCGCAGCTGGCCAAGCCAGGCCCTCTGTGGCTGTGACCGGGTACCTACACCTCGTCGGGTGCCGCGGCCCTCTCTAACAGCGGTTCTCCGGCCCACAACTGGTACTGGACTCAGTACCCAGTCAGCAGGCAACATGCTGGCTGGACGACACGGCGTGAACATTCCGGGAGCTCGAGAGCAAGGGTCTCAGTCCCAGAGGCCCCTGCAGACTTGTGCTCCCATCACACAAGAGCTCAAACGTGTGTGTTGAGAAACTTAATTTATTTCCATGATGCGGGGGCTGAAGGGTCTGAACCAGAACCTGGCCTCCTGCCCCGTTCCCTCTTAACCAAAGAAAGAGGGACTTGGCCAAGAGGGCCAGCTGAGGCCTGAACAGGTCCAGGGCGGCTCCTCGGCTCCAGGGCCCCCTCAGGCAAGACAGTAAGCAGCCATGGGGCAGGGTCACTTTGGTGGCCGATACGCCAGCTTCCGGCTCTTGAGGACAGACCACTTATGCCGCTTCATGGCGTAGATCAGGGGAAATAGCAAGCCCATCATCATCAACATCTGGGGACGAGGCAAGCTtagaggaaggaagcagaaaggacccaagcccagcccccagcccctctcccaaGCCCAACCCTTTCACCTTGAGCCCCATGCGTTTCCGATGGTCGTGCTCTGGCTCAGATGCCCAGCGCAGGAAGGTACACACGTCCTTGGCTACCTGGGACATGGTAGCTGGGGTGCCTGCGCCAAAGGTAAGTGGTAAGGGCTGCTCTTGGGGGTCCCTATGCAACCTGGGGTAGCCCTGGAGCATCCCCCTCTATAGTCAGACGGCCTCCTGACCAAGGCTGTACAAGCAATGGGACCCCCCTGCCCGGGCTAGACAGGACCGCGGATGCTAACCCGGCTCAGACACACCCAGCCTGAGCCAAGGAGAGTGCAGGGGAAGCGTCCCAGCAGGGGTAAGAGGGCCCAGGTTGTTGGTCCCCAGAGTGGGGGCGTCTCACCGTCGTCAAACTCCAGGACTTCATCGTAGATGGGAGGCGCCATGCCAATAGCCTGGCCGGGGAAGTAGGGGTTGAAGTAGAGGCCTTCTCGCAGTGACACGCCGGTGGGTGGCTCACAGTAGCCGGTTAGCAGGGAGAAGACGTAGTCCTCACCACCGTGCCTGGGACCGGATCGAGTCTCCTGAGCCCTGGCTCACACGGAGCTTCCCCCCGCTCCCCTCCGCACCCTGCAGGCAGCCCGCCTACCTAGCTCGAGTGATGTAGCTGAGGTCAGGGGGCAGTGCTCCGTTGTTGGCTGCTCGGGCGGCCTCAGGGTTGGGGTATGGTTTGGGGAAGTAGTCGGAGAGCTTCCCTGGCCGCATGAACATCTCCCCATCCTCATTGGGGCCGTCCTGAACCTCCACCTGCCGCGAAGAGCCCCATCACGACCCTGCCGCCCAGCACAGCGGGCGCCCCAATCCCTAGGtcctcctccccccaggccccgcaCCTCCTCAGCCAGCGCCTTGGCTTCATCTTCGGTGTAGCAGACCCCCACCAGGTGGCGGTAGGCCACATAGTCCATGCTGTGGCAGGAGGAGCACACCTGCTTATATACCTGGAAGCCCCTCCGGATGCTAAAGACAGGCACAGGATTAGGGGCGCCACGGATTCCACCCCGCCCAGTGCCCCAGACCCTGCCCCAGCCAGCCAGCAGCGCACCTGGTGTGGTCCAGGGAAGACAGGAGGCCGCGGTGGGACCACGGGTAGCTGGGGGGGTGCAGCTCCAGGTCGCTGGCACTCACGGCGGAATGCAGAGCCACGGcgagccccgcgccccccgccgccagCACGCCCAACGCCGACAGCATCACTTTGCGGCCCCGAGACGGGCCGGCCTTGGACGACAGGGGCACTGCCTGCAAGAGCCCGGCTCAGCGCCTGCCAGGGCCCCACCGGCCCCACCGGCGCGGCGTCCCGCGCCCGCCTCGCCCACCGCCCCCGTCCGGCGCGGGCCACGTCCGCGGGGCGCCCTGCCCGCCCCGTCCTGCCCGGGGGAGCGGCTGCACGGGAGGCGGTACGGGCGGGCCAAGGTCACGAGCAGCCGCCCGAGGTCGGGCTGAGGTCGCGCCGGGACGCGGGCCGGGTCTgcgaggccggggcggggcgggtctGGGCGCGCCCCCCGGGTCACCCCCCGCCCCGAGCCCGCAGCgagcgcgcccgccgcccccgcgctccGCACAGGGCGCCTCTGCTGCTCGGGGGCCTCGCGCCGGCCCTGCTCCCGGGCGCGCCAGGTGGGCAGGGCGCGGGGCTCCGGCGGGGGCAGCGGCGCCAGGTGGCCGGGGCCGCCCGCTcgccgcccggcccgcgcccggAGCCTCCCCGCCGTGACCTTCAGGGCTGCAGGGCCTCCCGGCGCCCGGGGTCGCGCCCAGCGCTCACCTGAGGCGTCCGCAGCGGGAGCTGGCCGAGCCGCGCGCCGCACAGCAggccccgggcccccgcgcccggcagccccgcgccccgcgggccCAGCACCGCCCCGCGAAGcgaagccgccgccgccgccatcttgGCCGTCTCCGGCGCGCCGCGGCTCCCGTCGGCCCCTGCGGCGGCCCCGAGCGCAGGCGTCGCGagagccggggagggggcggggctccgcCTGGCCGTGCTCCCGGGCGGCGTGGAAACCGGAAGCAGGGCGGGGCCCGCGGGCGTCTATCGTGGTGGGgacggcgcgggcggcgggggtcTCGGGCCCGGGGCGTCTGCGGGGCCGCGCGCTCTCGTGCGCAGTATTTCCAGGCCTGGCGCGGTGGCCGTCGGGGGGAGCGGTGCGGAAGGCGGGGgccccggaccccggaccccggacccccgGCGCGCGGCCGCACGGGCTGCTCGCCCTCATCCGTTGGGCCAGGGTTAGCAGCCGCACGGTGTTCCCCAGACACAGCTGCGGGAGCCGGCGCGCTGACGGCCGGGCCGACGGAGGACCACGGGCCTCGGAGGCTCtgcgccccaccccacccccgtagGAGCCCGGAGGCATTGCGGTCCGCCTTTTCAGAAGTCTGTAAATGATCACAGGATTGCAGCACCCCAGCGTGTgggttgcttttttcttttttttttttaagattttatttattgattgatgagagacagagacacaggccgagggagaagcaggctccacgagcccgacgcgggactcgatctccagaccctggggtcacgccctgagctgaaggcagacgctcaaccactgagccgcccggcggtgtttatttaagaaaaacaagtcaATCTCGGTAAGAACAGTGAGTTCTGAGGCGTTTTGACCGTTTCTGGCTAAAGCTGCTGGACAGCCCACATTCCTGGTACTGAAGACAGCAGGACACCTTCTGTGCAAATAATTGCCGCGACTTAACTTGTCTGAGACCTCTCCTGCCGCCGCCGCTTAATGGGCCTAGTAGCCTGTGCGCTCCGGAGGCTGTTTGTTGAAGACAATTACAGGCAAGTGTTGTGATTTCAAAGTGGCCTGAGGCCACAGGTAACAGCTGCAGCTGCTGGTAGAGTAACCTGCAGGCTTAAAGGGAAGAGCTGGAATACGGCCTCCACAGGGATGTCAAGAGCCCtacatatttctgaaatataaaaggtcacaaacagggcagcccgggtggctcagcggtttagcgctgccatcggctcagggcatggacctggagacccgggatcaagtcccacatcacgcttcctgcagggagcctgcttctccctctgcctgtgtctctgccgctctctttcctctgtgtattctcatgaataaataaataaaatcttttttaaaaagtcaccgaCATAAATAGGGTGTGCACATAATCATCAAAGACTTGAGTGCTTACCCTTGGCTGACCTTGAGCCTCTCTGCATGATGAAGTGAAGCCTGAGACGGTTGCAAGGGCAGGCCTCAGGTGCACAGAGCTATTTGGGAAAGACTGGCAAGTTTACTGATCATAGGCATTAAAGGAAATCTCTGTCCCGCCGTGAGCTGACCGTTGAGCTGACT includes:
- the LOC121498717 gene encoding cytochrome c1, heme protein, mitochondrial — its product is MAAAAASLRGAVLGPRGAGLPGAGARGLLCGARLGQLPLRTPQAVPLSSKAGPSRGRKVMLSALGVLAAGGAGLAVALHSAVSASDLELHPPSYPWSHRGLLSSLDHTSIRRGFQVYKQVCSSCHSMDYVAYRHLVGVCYTEDEAKALAEEVEVQDGPNEDGEMFMRPGKLSDYFPKPYPNPEAARAANNGALPPDLSYITRARHGGEDYVFSLLTGYCEPPTGVSLREGLYFNPYFPGQAIGMAPPIYDEVLEFDDGTPATMSQVAKDVCTFLRWASEPEHDHRKRMGLKMLMMMGLLFPLIYAMKRHKWSVLKSRKLAYRPPK
- the SHARPIN gene encoding sharpin, which encodes MAPPSGPGPAAVLLAVQATVRPLGAGPDAEAQLRRLQLSADPERPGRLRLQLLGAGPGAGGSEWPLESVSYTVRGPSRHELQPPPGGPGALSLHFLDARDARRWAALVRGAAMEGRDGSLPQALGPDTCPVSPPSPPEVPTLQTPQPKVDLCWSPGDSLEKEELVGRLARAIEDGDEKGAAQAAALLAQHHVALSVRLREACFPPGPIRLQVTVEDAASSAHVSLQVHPHCTIATLQEQVFSEFGFPPAVQRWVIGRCLCVPERSLASYGVRRDGDPAFLYLLSAPGEASGRSPLGPQKTDGELSRLFPQSLGLPRAPQPANASLPSPLQPGWSCPSCTFINAPGRPGCEMCSTQKPCSWDPLPAASTHQPPKVSKREDGPIPPGPRSLEPVLKLSGDLC